Proteins encoded within one genomic window of Chlorobaculum sp. MV4-Y:
- a CDS encoding transposase, which translates to MKQTRRKFTPEFKTKVVLEALSERLPMAELAQKHELHPNQITQWKREFLDKASDVFSKGEKARKTEQDYQQESEELYKTIGQLKVEVDWLKKKLQS; encoded by the coding sequence ATGAAACAAACACGCCGCAAGTTTACGCCTGAATTCAAAACAAAGGTCGTCCTGGAAGCCCTCAGTGAACGGCTTCCCATGGCAGAACTCGCCCAGAAGCATGAGCTTCATCCGAACCAGATCACTCAATGGAAACGGGAGTTCCTCGACAAGGCCTCCGATGTCTTTTCGAAAGGTGAAAAGGCTAGGAAAACCGAGCAGGATTATCAGCAGGAGAGCGAAGAACTCTACAAAACCATCGGCCAATTGAAGGTTGAGGTCGACTGGCTCAAAAAAAAATTGCAGTCGTAA
- a CDS encoding SRPBCC domain-containing protein, translated as MDRTIRTEIVIDAPPERVWAALTGFGSYGAWNPCIRRVDGNAGVNQILHITIRFGWLPSIRFMARIDRFRRNEILGWRAAFLFGLLEGRHWFEMHPLDAGSTRFVHAETFSGILTSPFLVLFEGVIRASYEAMNRSLKTIVE; from the coding sequence ATGGACAGAACCATCAGAACGGAGATCGTTATCGACGCGCCACCAGAGCGGGTCTGGGCGGCGCTGACCGGCTTCGGCAGTTATGGTGCATGGAATCCGTGCATTCGGAGAGTCGATGGAAATGCCGGGGTGAATCAAATCCTTCACATCACCATCCGGTTTGGATGGTTGCCGTCGATCCGCTTTATGGCGAGGATCGACCGGTTTCGCAGGAACGAAATTCTGGGCTGGCGAGCCGCCTTTCTTTTCGGACTTCTCGAGGGACGGCACTGGTTCGAGATGCATCCGCTCGATGCCGGGAGCACGCGATTCGTTCACGCTGAAACCTTCAGCGGCATTCTTACATCTCCGTTTCTTGTGTTGTTTGAAGGAGTTATCCGCGCGAGCTACGAGGCGATGAACCGTTCGCTGAAAACTATTGTTGAGTAA
- a CDS encoding SLC13 family permease yields MNIPLIVLLLVFAAIAVRQISPVRLPVWQIMLAGAGAVVATGAIRSAEALRAINPEIMAFLFWMFLLGRALETSGYLEHLAYALFSRATTASGLLLFVVFGCGLFSALLMNDTIAIVGTPVMLLLARQHGIHAKPLLLALAFSVTTGSVMSPIGNPQNLLIALDALPSSAFASFGRYLVVPTLLSLAATFLILKFLFREHFAAREIAHEQAELRDPRMAAVARFSLLVLAVLTVIKIALTAAGRGEALPITWIAAGAGLPVLLLSPGRARLLRTLDWPTLIFFAAMFVLMESVWNTGFFQHTFAVAGIDLFDTGTILAVSILLSQLVSNVPLVALFLPLLHGPEVPVRLLMALAAGSTIAGNLLIFGAASNVIILQSAESRGEHSLGFLEFAIPGMLITAAQTAIYALFLLLLP; encoded by the coding sequence ATGAACATCCCGCTCATCGTTCTGCTGCTCGTCTTTGCCGCCATCGCGGTTCGCCAGATAAGCCCCGTGCGGTTGCCGGTCTGGCAGATCATGCTTGCCGGGGCCGGGGCTGTGGTCGCGACGGGAGCGATCCGGTCTGCCGAGGCGCTGCGGGCGATCAATCCGGAGATCATGGCGTTTCTTTTCTGGATGTTTCTCTTGGGCCGCGCACTTGAAACGAGCGGCTACCTCGAACATCTCGCCTACGCACTTTTCAGCCGCGCCACGACGGCGAGCGGGCTGTTGCTTTTCGTCGTCTTCGGTTGTGGCCTCTTCTCCGCCCTGCTGATGAACGACACCATCGCCATCGTCGGAACGCCAGTGATGCTGTTGCTCGCGCGACAGCACGGCATTCACGCGAAGCCGCTCCTGCTTGCGCTCGCCTTTTCGGTGACGACCGGTAGCGTGATGAGCCCGATCGGCAATCCACAGAACCTGCTCATCGCCCTCGACGCGCTTCCCTCCAGCGCTTTCGCATCGTTTGGACGTTACCTCGTCGTTCCAACGCTCCTGAGTCTCGCGGCGACCTTCCTGATCCTGAAGTTCCTTTTCCGGGAACACTTCGCCGCGCGGGAGATCGCACATGAACAGGCGGAGTTGCGCGACCCGAGGATGGCCGCCGTGGCGCGATTTTCGCTGCTCGTGCTCGCCGTGCTGACCGTGATCAAGATCGCCCTGACGGCAGCGGGCAGAGGCGAGGCGCTGCCTATTACCTGGATCGCCGCCGGTGCGGGTTTGCCGGTACTCCTCTTGAGTCCGGGACGGGCGAGGCTTCTGCGTACGCTCGACTGGCCGACGCTTATCTTTTTCGCCGCCATGTTCGTGCTGATGGAGAGCGTCTGGAACACCGGATTTTTTCAGCACACCTTCGCGGTGGCGGGCATCGACCTCTTCGACACGGGAACGATTCTGGCCGTGAGTATCCTCCTGAGCCAGCTCGTCTCGAACGTGCCGCTCGTGGCACTTTTCTTGCCGCTGCTGCACGGCCCGGAGGTTCCGGTGAGGCTGCTGATGGCGCTCGCCGCAGGGAGCACCATCGCCGGGAATCTGCTGATTTTCGGGGCGGCGAGCAACGTCATCATCCTCCAGAGCGCCGAGTCGCGCGGCGAGCACAGCCTCGGCTTTCTCGAATTCGCGATTCCCGGTATGCTCATCACCGCCGCGCAGACGGCGATCTACGCGCTGTTTCTACTCCTCTTGCCCTGA